The DNA sequence AAGGCGTCGGCCGTCGCGGCGGGCAGTTCGTCGCCACGGCCCTGGCGATTGGTGCTGCTCTGGGCCCGAAGGTCGTCGCGCGAGGGCTTGTAGAAGCGGTCCTGCACGACGCTGTAGCGGGCGCTGTACTCGTTGATGTTGGCCGTGCGGTGCCGGACCCACTGCCGGGCGACGAAGATCGGCATGACGCAGTGGAACTTGAGCTCCACCATCTCGAACGGCGTGGAGTGCCAGTGCCGCATGAGGTAGCGGATCAGGCCGCGGTCTTCGGTGACCTTTTTTGTGCCGGCGCCGTAGCTGACGCGCGCTGCCTGGACGATGGCCGCGTCGGCGGTTTGGCCTTCGCTGACGAGGCGTGGCATGGCGTCGACGAGGGCGACCATGCCGTGGTCGTGCACTTTGATCTCGCGACGCGCGTCGCCCTGCAGAATGTCGACGAGCGGCTGATCTGGGGAAATCCGTTGCGTTTCCATAATGACTGCCGGCAGGTTTACCGCGAAGTGGCCCCGCCGAGAACAAGGTATGCCACGAACAACACCACCAGCCCCAGACCTTCGATCGGCCCGAGCCGCCAGCGACCGAGCATCGCCGGCAGCGTCAGCAGCGACACCACCGCCAAAATCGGCAAGTCGATGCTGGACAACCGCGGCGACGCCGGCACCGTCTCGCCCAGGAGCAACAACATGCCAGCGACCAGCGCCGGAATGAGCGTTACCAGAAGCCCCGCCGTCATCGCCAGGGCGACGAGTGTGCCGGTCGCGCTGCCATTGCTGCTGCTGTTGATGGCCGGGCGAATGAGCGGGACAGCCAGCATCGGGCCGACCAGGATCATGCCGGTGAGTGCCTGCCCACCGGGGCGTCCCGCGACGTCGAGTCCGCCGGCACCGTGCCACGCAAGCCAGCCACCCGCGACCGTCAACAGTCCCGCCGCGGCGACCTGGACCCAGCCGATCGGCGCCGGCAAGAGCGCACGTCTCGCTCCCGCGACGAGGACGGCCACGCCGCACGCTGCGAGCAGGCCCAGGTCGAGCGTGGCCATCGCTCCACCCTGGACGACCACGAGCGCCGCCAGCGCCGCCGGCAGCAGCAGAACGCCCGCGGACGACGGGAGGTCGTCGGGTGCGTTCGAATCACTGTCGGGCTGGTTGATGAGGGCCAACCCTGCGACGAGCGTCATGCACGCGACGGCCAGCGCGATCGGCAACGTCATCGCCAGGTCCGGCAGCCCGACCCACGCCGCAGCGAGGCTGAGCAGCGTCGCGGGCAGAACGCCGGGCACGATCAGGCTCGCCGGGCCACGCGATCGCCCGGCATCGTGCGTCGCCCGCACCGCGAGATACGACGCGATCGTCGCCCCCAGGAGCAACGCCGCCGCGACGAGCGGCGTCGCGTCGGACGACGTTGCACTGACCTGAGCGAACAAGCGTCCACCCTAGCACGGGCGACGCGCTGCTCGATTCTGATCAGTGCCCCGAAGCCGAGAGCAGAGCGCAGCGTCGCTCCGGGTCTGATCGACTGACAAAAGGAACCCGACTCACGCTCGTCCCCGACCCGGGGTGACGCTGCGCTCTACCCACAGCTTCGACCTGTGACTCCAACGAGAGATGTCATGCTGCGACGGGCATGACACGACGCAGACGCGTGACAGACTCGGAAATGATGCGGATCGCGTCGCCGACCTCTGCGTCCGTCGTCTCGCGCGACAGACTCAGTCGGATGCTTCCGAATGCCCACGGCTCGGGGACACCCATCGCCAGCAGCACCCGGCTCGGCTCGAGCGAACCGCTGCTGCAGGCGGCACCGGCGCTGGCACAGACGCCGGCCTCGTTCATCAGCATCAGCAGGGCCTCCGCCTGCACACCCTTGAAGGCGATGTTGCTCGTGTTCGGCAGCCGATCGGCGTCGAGGCCGTTGATCCGAACGTCGGGCAACGCGTCAACAAGCGACTGCTCCAGCCGATCACGCTTGGCCGCGGTGTCGCCCGCAGCGGCGATGCGATCTGGCGACGTCTCTGCCGCGACGCCCGCCGCGAGGATGCCGACGACGTTCTCCGTCCCGCCGCGACGGTCCCGCTCCTGAGGCCCGCCCACCACCAGCGGCGGCACGCGCAGCCCACGCCGGACGTATAGACACCCGACGCCTTTGAGCCCGTGGAATTTGTGCGGCGAGAACGTCGCCGCGTCGCAACCGACGGCGTGTAGATCGACCGGCAGCTTGCCGACCATCTGCGTCGCGTCGACGTGCAGCGGCACGCCCTTCTCACGGCACACCTCCGCCAGCGACGCGACGTCGTTCAAAACGCCCGTCTCGTTGTTCGCCCAAATGACCGAGACGACCGCCGCGTCCTCGTCGAGCGCTTCCCGCATCGTTTCGGGCGACAGACGCCCTGATTCGTCCACCGGCAGGAAAGCCACATCACGGCCGGACTCGCCGAGGGTTTCGACGGTGCGGTGCGTCGCATCGTGCTCGACGACGGTCGTGACGATCCGGCCGGCACGCTTCGAAGCCAGGCCGCGGAGCAGCGTGTTTGTCGCCTCGGTGCCGCTGCCGGTGAAGGTGATCTCGCGGTCGCGACAGCCGACCAACTCCGCGACGCTCGCTCGGGCCTCGTCGATCGCGGCCCGCGTCTGCTGGCCGAGGGCGTGGACGCTGCTCGGGTTGCCAAACGCTTCGCCAACGGAGTCTCGCACACGCTCGACGACGGCATCGTCGGGCCGCGTGGTCGCGTTGTTGTCGAGGTAAATCACGCCGACGAACGTTAGCCAGTACGGTGTCTCGCATGGGCCAACCGAACCTGATGATCGTCATGTGCGACGAGCTCCGCTGGTGCGAGCCCGGCTGCTACGGCGGCCAGGCCAAGACGCCGCACCTCGACGCACTCGCCGCCCGTGGCGTCCGCTGCGAGACGGCCGTCAGCAACGCCCCGGTCTGCATGCCTGCCCGCAGTGTCGTCCTCAGCGGACAGCACGCCCGCACCTGCACGGGCTTCACGAACAACACCGCCCTTCGCTTCGCACGCGACGCCGACGGCTCGAAAGGGTGGTGCTTCGACGGCTACGCCCCGGCCGAAAAGTGCGGCTTCGACGACCCGACGCTCGCCGAACTGCTGCGAGACGCCGGCTATCACACGCGGGCCATCGGCAAGTGGCACGTCGACGCCTGGCCGCACGACCTCGGCTTCGACCGATACCTCATCCCGCGCAACCACCACGCTCATTCCGCCCAACCGTTCTGCGAAGACGGCGGCCCAGAGCTGATGCCCGACGGCTTCAGCCCCGACTTCGAGGCGGACCGCGTCTGCTCATTCCTCGCGGAAACGCACGAGAAGCCCTGGTTCCTCTACTACAACCTCAGCCCGCCGCACATGCCGCTGGCGGACATGCCCGAGCGGTACCTGACGATGTTCGACGCCGCTTCCGTCGGCCGACGTGGAAACGTGCCAGACGACTTCGTGCCGGAAGAGCGTGCCGTCGGGGCGTACCTGTGGGACTACCGGCACTACCTGCAGTTCATGCCCCACGCCGTCGCCGACGCCAAGGCCGGGCGATCGATCGAGGCGCTCTACGCGCTCTACCTCGGCGCGACCGCCTGGGTCGACGACCTCGTCGGCCGGGTCATGCAGCAGCTCGAAACGACCGGCCAGCTAGACGACACGCTCGTCATCTTCACCAGCGATCACGGCGACATGATGGGCAGCCACGGCCTGATGGGGAAGGCGACGCTCTACGAAGAGAGCTACCGCATCCCCATGATTGCCGCCGGCGCCGGCGTGCCCGGCGGAAGGGTCGCGTCCGACGGCGTCGCCTCGCTCCTCGACCTCGCCCCCACCCTCCTCGACGCGGCCAACCAGGCGTCGCTGGACCATCTGCAGGGCACGAGCCTCCTGCCGATGTTCGCTGGCACCGCCCCCGGCCCCGAGGCTGCCGTCATCGAAACCTCCCATGACGGCACCGGCCTCCGCACCACCAGCCACCTCCTGGCCCTGGACCGCCAAGACCAAGCGTTCACCGGCAACGTCCGACGCTTCCACGACCTGACGGCCGATCCCCAGCAAAACCAAGCTTTCGAGGACTCGGGCCTGCGGGTTGATCTGCAAAGTCGTTTAGCCGACTGGGACGCCACGACGCCTTGGCGTGCTCCCCACACTTGAGTTGAGCCGGCCATCGCCAGTTGTGCGTCCTCGTCAGTCGCCAGCGAAAGGTCGCTTGGGGTGGGACAGGACTTGGCCGATGGATGTCGAGGGGAGGAAGAACAGCTCGCCTCGGTCGACCGATCCGTCTTGGTAGAGGACGTTGCGCACGGCGTCACGGTGAGGCGTCGAGAATGGGTGAGACGTCTCGCCGAAGATGTCGCTGCGGAAGGGGGCGATCAGCCCTCGGTTCGCCTGGCTTTTGATCGTCGTTACGACCTCAGCGACGAGCGGGACGTAATCGTCCCGCGTGACTTGGAACTGTGGGTTTGCAGGGACCTTGGCGAGCTGTTCGCCGAGGTAGTGGACCGTGCCGTCGGTCGAGCTGGTCGTCGGATTGTTCGCGCGATTGCCGTTGGGCAAGATGGAGTACCAACCGAAGCTGTACAAGCCCTTGTACGACGTGTTCCACTCGGCACCCCAGGCGAGTGAAGCTGAGTCCGACTCGACGAAGGTGACGTTGTCTGCCGGGCAGAACAACACGTCTCGCCGCTCTTCGTTGGCCGGATCGTCGCTCGGCAGGTATCCGCCCTCGACGATGCGTTCGATCCAGCCGAACCCGTTGTAGTGCAGGTTGTCCGCGTCGCCGTGGGCACTGGGGAGCGCGCCTTGCTCCGACGCGTAGGCCCGGAGGCCGATGCCGACCTGACGCAGGTTGGAGGCGCAGACGACCAGCCGTGCCGAGTTCTGAGCACGACTGAGCGTGGGGAGCAGAATCGAAATCAACAGAGAGATGATCGCAATGACCACGAGCAGCTCCACCAACGTGAACGCTCGGGCGGATCTGGTTTTCGAAGAAACGTGCTCCATCATGACAGCCTCCTCAACGTGTCGAAGCCAGCGGCAACACCGTCGGCGAAGCGAGCTCGCGTTCGAGGTGAAATCGTCCGTGACTCCACCTTGAAACGCCTACTTGGTTGTCGGCGATACCGACAGACCGCTTCACATGCGTCGCCTCGCAAGCACGAGCATGCCACCGAAAACGCCCATGCCGACGGATGTCGGCTCCGGGATTACGGTTCCGGTGCCCTTCCACAGAGTTCCTTGGGTCAGGTCGCCGTCGAGATTGGTCAAGACGGATCGACTGAACGCATCGGCCGTGCCATTGGTGTTCTCACCACCCGTGTTGTTGTTCGCCAGACCGAATCCGACCGTGTTGTTGCCGAAGAAGTTCGTGTTGCCAGCGAAGTTCGTGAACGTGAAGTTGTCGACGACCGGATCCACGCTGGCGTCGCCGTCCGCGTCGACGGCCAGAACGAGCGTGCTGCCGGGGTCGCTGCTGCCGGGCGTGTTGTAGATGAGCGCGATGCTCGTCTCGACGCCAGCCGTCAGTGTCCCGCCCGAGAAGTTGACCGCGACGGTGTCGTCGCCCAGGTTGTCTTCGAACGAGAGGTCGTTGGTGCTGGGCGACCATGCGTTGCTCTGCTGCGTCGCACCGCTGTTGGCCTTGGAGACGAAGACGGGCACGCCGTCGATCAGGAACAGCCCTGTGCCGTTGGACTCGGCACCGACCTCGAACAGGCGAACGCTGCCGGTCAGGTCGTTGGCGGTCGGCGTGAACGTGATGTTGAGCGTGAAGTTGTCCGACGCTGCGAATCCCGCGCCTCCACCGCTGCCGGCCGACGTCACGTTGCTGACTTGGGTCAGCCCGGTGGTGTCGACCAGGACGGCCGCGGAAGCGACGCTGGTCGCGGCGAGGGACGCCGCTGTGACGGCGATGACTTGAGTGGTCCGAGTAAGCATTTGAATCCTCCTGTCAGGAAAGTGAGCAATCGAAGCGGAAAAAGGCCCTAGCCGTGGACGACGAGTTGTGGCTCGACGAGCCGCGGCTCGGTCTGGAACTGTTCAAAGGACGAGTCGGACGATCGGCTGACGCGGAACGCCTCTTCGGCGAGCACGCGGCCGATCTGTCGGTTGTTCTTGTCGATCGTGGCGGCCGGGCGGAACTGCCGTTCT is a window from the Planctomycetota bacterium genome containing:
- the thyX gene encoding FAD-dependent thymidylate synthase codes for the protein METQRISPDQPLVDILQGDARREIKVHDHGMVALVDAMPRLVSEGQTADAAIVQAARVSYGAGTKKVTEDRGLIRYLMRHWHSTPFEMVELKFHCVMPIFVARQWVRHRTANINEYSARYSVVQDRFYKPSRDDLRAQSSTNRQGRGDELPAATADAFMGHLDAVERDSYATYERYLDEGVARETARMLLPQNVYTEWYWKCDLHNVFRFLRLRLDAHAQKEIRDYAEAMFALMKPIAPVACEAFEDYQLGSVQLTRLELEAMRTGQPLASENKRENAEWDEKRKLLSGEA
- a CDS encoding cysteine desulfurase family protein; protein product: MIYLDNNATTRPDDAVVERVRDSVGEAFGNPSSVHALGQQTRAAIDEARASVAELVGCRDREITFTGSGTEATNTLLRGLASKRAGRIVTTVVEHDATHRTVETLGESGRDVAFLPVDESGRLSPETMREALDEDAAVVSVIWANNETGVLNDVASLAEVCREKGVPLHVDATQMVGKLPVDLHAVGCDAATFSPHKFHGLKGVGCLYVRRGLRVPPLVVGGPQERDRRGGTENVVGILAAGVAAETSPDRIAAAGDTAAKRDRLEQSLVDALPDVRINGLDADRLPNTSNIAFKGVQAEALLMLMNEAGVCASAGAACSSGSLEPSRVLLAMGVPEPWAFGSIRLSLSRETTDAEVGDAIRIISESVTRLRRVMPVAA
- a CDS encoding sulfatase-like hydrolase/transferase — translated: MGQPNLMIVMCDELRWCEPGCYGGQAKTPHLDALAARGVRCETAVSNAPVCMPARSVVLSGQHARTCTGFTNNTALRFARDADGSKGWCFDGYAPAEKCGFDDPTLAELLRDAGYHTRAIGKWHVDAWPHDLGFDRYLIPRNHHAHSAQPFCEDGGPELMPDGFSPDFEADRVCSFLAETHEKPWFLYYNLSPPHMPLADMPERYLTMFDAASVGRRGNVPDDFVPEERAVGAYLWDYRHYLQFMPHAVADAKAGRSIEALYALYLGATAWVDDLVGRVMQQLETTGQLDDTLVIFTSDHGDMMGSHGLMGKATLYEESYRIPMIAAGAGVPGGRVASDGVASLLDLAPTLLDAANQASLDHLQGTSLLPMFAGTAPGPEAAVIETSHDGTGLRTTSHLLALDRQDQAFTGNVRRFHDLTADPQQNQAFEDSGLRVDLQSRLADWDATTPWRAPHT
- a CDS encoding type II secretion system protein, which gives rise to MMEHVSSKTRSARAFTLVELLVVIAIISLLISILLPTLSRAQNSARLVVCASNLRQVGIGLRAYASEQGALPSAHGDADNLHYNGFGWIERIVEGGYLPSDDPANEERRDVLFCPADNVTFVESDSASLAWGAEWNTSYKGLYSFGWYSILPNGNRANNPTTSSTDGTVHYLGEQLAKVPANPQFQVTRDDYVPLVAEVVTTIKSQANRGLIAPFRSDIFGETSHPFSTPHRDAVRNVLYQDGSVDRGELFFLPSTSIGQVLSHPKRPFAGD